From a single Triplophysa rosa linkage group LG17, Trosa_1v2, whole genome shotgun sequence genomic region:
- the dab2ipa gene encoding disabled homolog 2-interacting protein isoform X5, translating to MLKPYSKKSHLMPRLKESRSHESLLSPSSAVEALDLSMEEEVLIKPVHSSILGQDFCFEVTTSTGSKCFSCRSAAERDKWMENLRRAVHPNKDNTRRVENMLKCWIIEAKDLPAKKKYFCELCLDDTLYARTTCKLKTDNVFWGEHFEFNNLPSVKSITVHVYKETDKKKKKDKNNYVGLVNIPIAAVKGRQFVEKWYSVSTPNPNKGKSPGPMLRMKSRYQSMSILPMELYKEFAEYITNNYMLMCSLLEPALSVKNKEEMACALVHILQSTGKAKDFLTDLMMSEVDRCGDNEHLIFRENTLATKAIEEYLKLVGQKYLQDALGEFIKALYESDENCEVDPSKCSSSDLHEHQSNLKMCCELAFCKIINSYCVFPRELKEVFASWRLECSNRGRPDISERLISASLFLRFLCPAIMSPSLFSLMQEYPDDRTARTLTLIAKVTQNLANFTKFGSKEEYMSFMNLFLEHEWTNMQRFLLEISNPETISNTAGFEGYVDLGRELSSLQSLLSEAVSQLDQSTVTKLGPLARILRDVNAALSNPTGAPVASPTERVGSPGLPSGSLSTGLQKMVMDSEITGSVDFTRLPSPTPENKDLFFVTRNSVIQPSPARSSSYSEANEPDVQIPNGSKSLSMVDLQDSRSLESAPNTSFSDPINDSQTSVGQGTGVWTTRTIKVNTPAGPTLRRPAQTPTTPSADSVPGRSQLLAPLSFQNPVYHMAAGLAVSPRVVADSGSECQSSISSQSNAEDAGPKHAFMSQSSAGASGGGGSSGDEFARRSGEFTRRQLSLTETQQQTNVPRQNSAGPQRRIDQPPPGVTRGRTPPSMLNTAPYPRPSSGSMMSSSPDWPSSGTRLRQQSSSSKGDSPESKQRTLHKQAPSPVNPNALDRTAAWLLNMNVQYLDQEGMDPDTKHREDFTNKEDLTQTEKYQQEIAVLQEKLRISAKKLEEYECRMKSQDEQTQKMLLEYQARLEDTEERLRKQQDDKELQMKSIITRLMSVEEELKKDHADMQAIVDSKQKIIDAQEKRIGSLDAANARLMSALSQLKDRYSMQTRNGISPTNPTKLQITENGEFRNSSNC from the exons ATCCCATCTGATGCCGAGGCTGAAGGAATCACGGTCTCACGAGTCTTTGCTCAGTCCCAGCAGCGCGGTAGAAGCTCTAGATCTCAGTATGGAGGAGGAGGTGCTCATCAAACCCGTGCACAGCAGCATCCTGGGACAGGATTTCTGCTTCGAG GTAACTACTTCAACAGGAAGCAAATGCTTTTCCTGTCGGTCAGCTGCAGAGAGAGACAAATGGATGGAGAATTTGAGACGCGCTGTGCATCCCAACAAG GATAATACCCGTCGAGTGGAAAACATGCTGAAATGTTGGATTATCGAGGCCAAGGACTTGCCAGCCAAGAAAAAGTATTTCTGCGAACTGTGTCTGGATGACACGTTATACGCACGGACTACCTGCAAACTCAAAACGGACAACGTTTTCTGGGGCGAACACTTTGAGTTCAACAACCTGCCCTCCGTCAAGAGCATCACTGTGCACGTTTATAAAGAAAcggacaaaaagaaaaagaaggacAAAAACAATTACGTGGGCCTGGTCAATATCCCCATAGCGGCGGTCAAGGGGCGGCAGTTTGTGGAAAAATGGTATTCCGTGAGCACGCCGAATCCCAATAAAGGCAAGAGTCCGGGACCCATGCTCCGAATGAAGTCACGATATCAGAGCATGAGCATCCTCCCCATGGAGCTGTACAAGGAGTTTGCAGAGTATATTACCAATAATTATATGTTAATGTGTTCGTTGCTGGAGCCGGCTCTGAGTGTGAAGAACAAGGAAGAGATGGCGTGTGCGCTTGTTCATATCCTGCAAAGCACAGGCAAAGCCAAG GACTTTCTGACAGATCTGATGATGTCCGAGGTGGATAGATGCGGAGACAACGAGCATCTTATATTCCGTGAAAACACACTGGCTACGAAAGCGATCGAGGAATACCTGAAACTAGTCGGACAGAAATACCTGCAGGACGCTTTAG GCGAGTTTATCAAAGCCCTGTACGAGTCAGACGAGAACTGCGAGGTGGATCCATCGAAGTGCTCCTCCAGTGACCTGCATGAGCACCAGAGCAACTTGAAAATGTGCTGTGAACTTGCTTTCTGCAAGATCATCAACTCCTACTG CGTGTTTCCTCGGGAGCTCAAGGAAGTGTTTGCGTCATGGAGGCTGGAGTGCAGTAACCGAGGCCGGCCGGACATCAGCGAGCGTCTGATCAGTGCGTCTCTGTTCCTGCGCTTCCTGTGTCCTGCCATCATGTCGCCCTCTCTCTTCAGTCTCATGCAGGAGTATCCCGACGATCGCACCGCCCGCACGCTCACTCTCATCGCCAAAGTCACGCAAAACCTCGCCAACTTTACCAA ATTTGGCAGTAAGGAGGAGTACATGTCCTTCATGAATCTGTTCCTGGAACACGAATGGACCAACATGCAGCGTTTCTTACTGGAGATCTCCAACCCAGAGACTATCTCAAATACAGCGGGGTTCGAGGGTTACGTTGATCTTGGCCGTGAACTGTCTTCTCTTCAGTCTTTATTGTCAGAAGCTGTCTCACAGCTCGACCAG AGTACAGTCACTAAACTGGGTCCTTTAGCACGGATCCTGCGGGATGTGAACGCAGCCCTGTCGAATCCCACCGGAGCTCCTGTGGCATCTCCCACCGAGCGTGTGGGGTCCCCCGGCCTGCCCAGCGGCAGCCTGTCCACCGGCCTACAGAAGATGGTCATGGACAGTGAGATTACAGG GTCGGTGGATTTCACTCGCCTGCCCTCGCCGACCCCTGAAAACAAAGATTTGTTTTTCGTAACGAGGAACTCCGTGATTCAGCCATCGCCTGCCCGCAGTTCGAGTTACTCCGAGGCCAACGAACCAGACGTTCAGATCCCCAACGGCAGCAAGAGCCTGTCGATGGTGGACCTTCAGGACAGTCGTTCTTTGGAGAGCGCTCCCAATACCTCCTTCAGCGATCCCATCAATGACAGCCAGACGTCTGTGGGTCAGGGAACAGGAGTGTGGACCACCCGCACGATCAAAGTCAACACGCCTGCCGGCCCGACCCTGAGAAGACCAGCCCAAACTCCAACCACACCTAGCGCGGACAGCGTCCCGGGGAGGTCCCAGTTGCTCGCCCCACTGTCTTTCCAGAACCCGGTGTACCATATGGCTGCAGGATTGGCCGTGTCACCCCGCGTGGTGGCCGATTCGGGATCCGAGTGCCAGAGTTCCATCAGCTCCCAGAGTAACGCAGAGGATGCAGGGCCGAAGCATGCGTTTATGAGCCAGTCCAGCGCGGGTGCCAGCGGTGGAGGGGGAAGCAGCGGGGACGAGTTCGCTCGCCGTTCAGGAGAGTTCACCCGTAGACAGCTCTCGCTTACGGAGACGCAACAACAAACCAACGTGCCGCGGCAGAACAGCGCCGGGCCACAGCGCCGGATAGACCAGCCGCCTCCAGGCGTCACGAGGGGCCGCACCCCACCCAGCATGCTTAACACCGCCCCCTATCCCCGCCCGTCCAGTGGCAGTATGATGTCATCATCTCCTGATTGGCCAAGCAGTGGCACCAGACTAAGGCAGCAGTCGTCATCTTCGAAAGGGGACAGTCCGGAATCCAAACAACGTACCCTGCACAAACAG GCTCCATCACCTGTGAACCCAAATGCGCTGGACCGCACTGCTGCGTGGCTGCTGAATATGAACGTTCAGTATTTGGATCAGGAGGGCATGGACCCGGATACAAAACACCGAGAGGATTTTACAAACAAGGAAGATCTTACACAAACTGAAAAG TATCAGCAGGAGATCGCCGTCCTGCAGGAGAAGCTGCGCATTTCTGCTAAGAAGTTGGAGGAGTATGAATGTCGCATGAAGAGCCAGGATGAGCAGACACAGAAGATGCTCTTGGAGTACCAGGCTCGACTGGAGGACACGGAGGAACGGTTACGCAAACAGCAGGACGACAAGGAGCTTCAGATGAAGAGCATCATCACCAG GTTAATGTCAGTGGAAGAGGAGCTGAAGAAAGATCATGCAGACATGCAGGCCATCGTGGACTCAAAGCAGAAGATCATTGACGCCCAG GAAAAGAGAATCGGGTCTCTGGACGCGGCTAACGCTCGGCTAATGAGCGCTCTGTCTCAGCTGAAGGATCGGTACAGCATGCAGACGAGGAACGGCATCTCTCCCACCAACCCCACCAAGTTGCAAATCACGGAAAACGGAGAATTCCGGAACAGCAGCAACTGCTAG
- the dab2ipa gene encoding disabled homolog 2-interacting protein isoform X2: protein MSGAVKRVLGRRWYYYRLLGPARHRQWSRSRFRITNKESHTDRVGRRRSMPGGTMDKTVGAMDADSSTPFKVTGFLSRKLKGSIKRTKSQPKLDRHSSFRNILPGFKSAENDRSHLMPRLKESRSHESLLSPSSAVEALDLSMEEEVLIKPVHSSILGQDFCFEVTTSTGSKCFSCRSAAERDKWMENLRRAVHPNKDNTRRVENMLKCWIIEAKDLPAKKKYFCELCLDDTLYARTTCKLKTDNVFWGEHFEFNNLPSVKSITVHVYKETDKKKKKDKNNYVGLVNIPIAAVKGRQFVEKWYSVSTPNPNKGKSPGPMLRMKSRYQSMSILPMELYKEFAEYITNNYMLMCSLLEPALSVKNKEEMACALVHILQSTGKAKDFLTDLMMSEVDRCGDNEHLIFRENTLATKAIEEYLKLVGQKYLQDALGEFIKALYESDENCEVDPSKCSSSDLHEHQSNLKMCCELAFCKIINSYCVFPRELKEVFASWRLECSNRGRPDISERLISASLFLRFLCPAIMSPSLFSLMQEYPDDRTARTLTLIAKVTQNLANFTKFGSKEEYMSFMNLFLEHEWTNMQRFLLEISNPETISNTAGFEGYVDLGRELSSLQSLLSEAVSQLDQSTVTKLGPLARILRDVNAALSNPTGAPVASPTERVGSPGLPSGSLSTGLQKMVMDSEITGSVDFTRLPSPTPENKDLFFVTRNSVIQPSPARSSSYSEANEPDVQIPNGSKSLSMVDLQDSRSLESAPNTSFSDPINDSQTSVGQGTGVWTTRTIKVNTPAGPTLRRPAQTPTTPSADSVPGRSQLLAPLSFQNPVYHMAAGLAVSPRVVADSGSECQSSISSQSNAEDAGPKHAFMSQSSAGASGGGGSSGDEFARRSGEFTRRQLSLTETQQQTNVPRQNSAGPQRRIDQPPPGVTRGRTPPSMLNTAPYPRPSSGSMMSSSPDWPSSGTRLRQQSSSSKGDSPESKQRTLHKQAPSPVNPNALDRTAAWLLNMNVQYLDQEGMDPDTKHREDFTNKEDLTQTEKYQQEIAVLQEKLRISAKKLEEYECRMKSQDEQTQKMLLEYQARLEDTEERLRKQQDDKELQMKSIITRLMSVEEELKKDHADMQAIVDSKQKIIDAQEKRIGSLDAANARLMSALSQLKDRYSMQTRNGISPTNPTKLQITENGEFRNSSNC from the exons ATCCCATCTGATGCCGAGGCTGAAGGAATCACGGTCTCACGAGTCTTTGCTCAGTCCCAGCAGCGCGGTAGAAGCTCTAGATCTCAGTATGGAGGAGGAGGTGCTCATCAAACCCGTGCACAGCAGCATCCTGGGACAGGATTTCTGCTTCGAG GTAACTACTTCAACAGGAAGCAAATGCTTTTCCTGTCGGTCAGCTGCAGAGAGAGACAAATGGATGGAGAATTTGAGACGCGCTGTGCATCCCAACAAG GATAATACCCGTCGAGTGGAAAACATGCTGAAATGTTGGATTATCGAGGCCAAGGACTTGCCAGCCAAGAAAAAGTATTTCTGCGAACTGTGTCTGGATGACACGTTATACGCACGGACTACCTGCAAACTCAAAACGGACAACGTTTTCTGGGGCGAACACTTTGAGTTCAACAACCTGCCCTCCGTCAAGAGCATCACTGTGCACGTTTATAAAGAAAcggacaaaaagaaaaagaaggacAAAAACAATTACGTGGGCCTGGTCAATATCCCCATAGCGGCGGTCAAGGGGCGGCAGTTTGTGGAAAAATGGTATTCCGTGAGCACGCCGAATCCCAATAAAGGCAAGAGTCCGGGACCCATGCTCCGAATGAAGTCACGATATCAGAGCATGAGCATCCTCCCCATGGAGCTGTACAAGGAGTTTGCAGAGTATATTACCAATAATTATATGTTAATGTGTTCGTTGCTGGAGCCGGCTCTGAGTGTGAAGAACAAGGAAGAGATGGCGTGTGCGCTTGTTCATATCCTGCAAAGCACAGGCAAAGCCAAG GACTTTCTGACAGATCTGATGATGTCCGAGGTGGATAGATGCGGAGACAACGAGCATCTTATATTCCGTGAAAACACACTGGCTACGAAAGCGATCGAGGAATACCTGAAACTAGTCGGACAGAAATACCTGCAGGACGCTTTAG GCGAGTTTATCAAAGCCCTGTACGAGTCAGACGAGAACTGCGAGGTGGATCCATCGAAGTGCTCCTCCAGTGACCTGCATGAGCACCAGAGCAACTTGAAAATGTGCTGTGAACTTGCTTTCTGCAAGATCATCAACTCCTACTG CGTGTTTCCTCGGGAGCTCAAGGAAGTGTTTGCGTCATGGAGGCTGGAGTGCAGTAACCGAGGCCGGCCGGACATCAGCGAGCGTCTGATCAGTGCGTCTCTGTTCCTGCGCTTCCTGTGTCCTGCCATCATGTCGCCCTCTCTCTTCAGTCTCATGCAGGAGTATCCCGACGATCGCACCGCCCGCACGCTCACTCTCATCGCCAAAGTCACGCAAAACCTCGCCAACTTTACCAA ATTTGGCAGTAAGGAGGAGTACATGTCCTTCATGAATCTGTTCCTGGAACACGAATGGACCAACATGCAGCGTTTCTTACTGGAGATCTCCAACCCAGAGACTATCTCAAATACAGCGGGGTTCGAGGGTTACGTTGATCTTGGCCGTGAACTGTCTTCTCTTCAGTCTTTATTGTCAGAAGCTGTCTCACAGCTCGACCAG AGTACAGTCACTAAACTGGGTCCTTTAGCACGGATCCTGCGGGATGTGAACGCAGCCCTGTCGAATCCCACCGGAGCTCCTGTGGCATCTCCCACCGAGCGTGTGGGGTCCCCCGGCCTGCCCAGCGGCAGCCTGTCCACCGGCCTACAGAAGATGGTCATGGACAGTGAGATTACAGG GTCGGTGGATTTCACTCGCCTGCCCTCGCCGACCCCTGAAAACAAAGATTTGTTTTTCGTAACGAGGAACTCCGTGATTCAGCCATCGCCTGCCCGCAGTTCGAGTTACTCCGAGGCCAACGAACCAGACGTTCAGATCCCCAACGGCAGCAAGAGCCTGTCGATGGTGGACCTTCAGGACAGTCGTTCTTTGGAGAGCGCTCCCAATACCTCCTTCAGCGATCCCATCAATGACAGCCAGACGTCTGTGGGTCAGGGAACAGGAGTGTGGACCACCCGCACGATCAAAGTCAACACGCCTGCCGGCCCGACCCTGAGAAGACCAGCCCAAACTCCAACCACACCTAGCGCGGACAGCGTCCCGGGGAGGTCCCAGTTGCTCGCCCCACTGTCTTTCCAGAACCCGGTGTACCATATGGCTGCAGGATTGGCCGTGTCACCCCGCGTGGTGGCCGATTCGGGATCCGAGTGCCAGAGTTCCATCAGCTCCCAGAGTAACGCAGAGGATGCAGGGCCGAAGCATGCGTTTATGAGCCAGTCCAGCGCGGGTGCCAGCGGTGGAGGGGGAAGCAGCGGGGACGAGTTCGCTCGCCGTTCAGGAGAGTTCACCCGTAGACAGCTCTCGCTTACGGAGACGCAACAACAAACCAACGTGCCGCGGCAGAACAGCGCCGGGCCACAGCGCCGGATAGACCAGCCGCCTCCAGGCGTCACGAGGGGCCGCACCCCACCCAGCATGCTTAACACCGCCCCCTATCCCCGCCCGTCCAGTGGCAGTATGATGTCATCATCTCCTGATTGGCCAAGCAGTGGCACCAGACTAAGGCAGCAGTCGTCATCTTCGAAAGGGGACAGTCCGGAATCCAAACAACGTACCCTGCACAAACAG GCTCCATCACCTGTGAACCCAAATGCGCTGGACCGCACTGCTGCGTGGCTGCTGAATATGAACGTTCAGTATTTGGATCAGGAGGGCATGGACCCGGATACAAAACACCGAGAGGATTTTACAAACAAGGAAGATCTTACACAAACTGAAAAG TATCAGCAGGAGATCGCCGTCCTGCAGGAGAAGCTGCGCATTTCTGCTAAGAAGTTGGAGGAGTATGAATGTCGCATGAAGAGCCAGGATGAGCAGACACAGAAGATGCTCTTGGAGTACCAGGCTCGACTGGAGGACACGGAGGAACGGTTACGCAAACAGCAGGACGACAAGGAGCTTCAGATGAAGAGCATCATCACCAG GTTAATGTCAGTGGAAGAGGAGCTGAAGAAAGATCATGCAGACATGCAGGCCATCGTGGACTCAAAGCAGAAGATCATTGACGCCCAG GAAAAGAGAATCGGGTCTCTGGACGCGGCTAACGCTCGGCTAATGAGCGCTCTGTCTCAGCTGAAGGATCGGTACAGCATGCAGACGAGGAACGGCATCTCTCCCACCAACCCCACCAAGTTGCAAATCACGGAAAACGGAGAATTCCGGAACAGCAGCAACTGCTAG
- the dab2ipa gene encoding disabled homolog 2-interacting protein isoform X6, protein MPRLKESRSHESLLSPSSAVEALDLSMEEEVLIKPVHSSILGQDFCFEVTTSTGSKCFSCRSAAERDKWMENLRRAVHPNKDNTRRVENMLKCWIIEAKDLPAKKKYFCELCLDDTLYARTTCKLKTDNVFWGEHFEFNNLPSVKSITVHVYKETDKKKKKDKNNYVGLVNIPIAAVKGRQFVEKWYSVSTPNPNKGKSPGPMLRMKSRYQSMSILPMELYKEFAEYITNNYMLMCSLLEPALSVKNKEEMACALVHILQSTGKAKDFLTDLMMSEVDRCGDNEHLIFRENTLATKAIEEYLKLVGQKYLQDALGEFIKALYESDENCEVDPSKCSSSDLHEHQSNLKMCCELAFCKIINSYCVFPRELKEVFASWRLECSNRGRPDISERLISASLFLRFLCPAIMSPSLFSLMQEYPDDRTARTLTLIAKVTQNLANFTKFGSKEEYMSFMNLFLEHEWTNMQRFLLEISNPETISNTAGFEGYVDLGRELSSLQSLLSEAVSQLDQSTVTKLGPLARILRDVNAALSNPTGAPVASPTERVGSPGLPSGSLSTGLQKMVMDSEITGSVDFTRLPSPTPENKDLFFVTRNSVIQPSPARSSSYSEANEPDVQIPNGSKSLSMVDLQDSRSLESAPNTSFSDPINDSQTSVGQGTGVWTTRTIKVNTPAGPTLRRPAQTPTTPSADSVPGRSQLLAPLSFQNPVYHMAAGLAVSPRVVADSGSECQSSISSQSNAEDAGPKHAFMSQSSAGASGGGGSSGDEFARRSGEFTRRQLSLTETQQQTNVPRQNSAGPQRRIDQPPPGVTRGRTPPSMLNTAPYPRPSSGSMMSSSPDWPSSGTRLRQQSSSSKGDSPESKQRTLHKQAPSPVNPNALDRTAAWLLNMNVQYLDQEGMDPDTKHREDFTNKEDLTQTEKYQQEIAVLQEKLRISAKKLEEYECRMKSQDEQTQKMLLEYQARLEDTEERLRKQQDDKELQMKSIITRLMSVEEELKKDHADMQAIVDSKQKIIDAQEKRIGSLDAANARLMSALSQLKDRYSMQTRNGISPTNPTKLQITENGEFRNSSNC, encoded by the exons ATGCCGAGGCTGAAGGAATCACGGTCTCACGAGTCTTTGCTCAGTCCCAGCAGCGCGGTAGAAGCTCTAGATCTCAGTATGGAGGAGGAGGTGCTCATCAAACCCGTGCACAGCAGCATCCTGGGACAGGATTTCTGCTTCGAG GTAACTACTTCAACAGGAAGCAAATGCTTTTCCTGTCGGTCAGCTGCAGAGAGAGACAAATGGATGGAGAATTTGAGACGCGCTGTGCATCCCAACAAG GATAATACCCGTCGAGTGGAAAACATGCTGAAATGTTGGATTATCGAGGCCAAGGACTTGCCAGCCAAGAAAAAGTATTTCTGCGAACTGTGTCTGGATGACACGTTATACGCACGGACTACCTGCAAACTCAAAACGGACAACGTTTTCTGGGGCGAACACTTTGAGTTCAACAACCTGCCCTCCGTCAAGAGCATCACTGTGCACGTTTATAAAGAAAcggacaaaaagaaaaagaaggacAAAAACAATTACGTGGGCCTGGTCAATATCCCCATAGCGGCGGTCAAGGGGCGGCAGTTTGTGGAAAAATGGTATTCCGTGAGCACGCCGAATCCCAATAAAGGCAAGAGTCCGGGACCCATGCTCCGAATGAAGTCACGATATCAGAGCATGAGCATCCTCCCCATGGAGCTGTACAAGGAGTTTGCAGAGTATATTACCAATAATTATATGTTAATGTGTTCGTTGCTGGAGCCGGCTCTGAGTGTGAAGAACAAGGAAGAGATGGCGTGTGCGCTTGTTCATATCCTGCAAAGCACAGGCAAAGCCAAG GACTTTCTGACAGATCTGATGATGTCCGAGGTGGATAGATGCGGAGACAACGAGCATCTTATATTCCGTGAAAACACACTGGCTACGAAAGCGATCGAGGAATACCTGAAACTAGTCGGACAGAAATACCTGCAGGACGCTTTAG GCGAGTTTATCAAAGCCCTGTACGAGTCAGACGAGAACTGCGAGGTGGATCCATCGAAGTGCTCCTCCAGTGACCTGCATGAGCACCAGAGCAACTTGAAAATGTGCTGTGAACTTGCTTTCTGCAAGATCATCAACTCCTACTG CGTGTTTCCTCGGGAGCTCAAGGAAGTGTTTGCGTCATGGAGGCTGGAGTGCAGTAACCGAGGCCGGCCGGACATCAGCGAGCGTCTGATCAGTGCGTCTCTGTTCCTGCGCTTCCTGTGTCCTGCCATCATGTCGCCCTCTCTCTTCAGTCTCATGCAGGAGTATCCCGACGATCGCACCGCCCGCACGCTCACTCTCATCGCCAAAGTCACGCAAAACCTCGCCAACTTTACCAA ATTTGGCAGTAAGGAGGAGTACATGTCCTTCATGAATCTGTTCCTGGAACACGAATGGACCAACATGCAGCGTTTCTTACTGGAGATCTCCAACCCAGAGACTATCTCAAATACAGCGGGGTTCGAGGGTTACGTTGATCTTGGCCGTGAACTGTCTTCTCTTCAGTCTTTATTGTCAGAAGCTGTCTCACAGCTCGACCAG AGTACAGTCACTAAACTGGGTCCTTTAGCACGGATCCTGCGGGATGTGAACGCAGCCCTGTCGAATCCCACCGGAGCTCCTGTGGCATCTCCCACCGAGCGTGTGGGGTCCCCCGGCCTGCCCAGCGGCAGCCTGTCCACCGGCCTACAGAAGATGGTCATGGACAGTGAGATTACAGG GTCGGTGGATTTCACTCGCCTGCCCTCGCCGACCCCTGAAAACAAAGATTTGTTTTTCGTAACGAGGAACTCCGTGATTCAGCCATCGCCTGCCCGCAGTTCGAGTTACTCCGAGGCCAACGAACCAGACGTTCAGATCCCCAACGGCAGCAAGAGCCTGTCGATGGTGGACCTTCAGGACAGTCGTTCTTTGGAGAGCGCTCCCAATACCTCCTTCAGCGATCCCATCAATGACAGCCAGACGTCTGTGGGTCAGGGAACAGGAGTGTGGACCACCCGCACGATCAAAGTCAACACGCCTGCCGGCCCGACCCTGAGAAGACCAGCCCAAACTCCAACCACACCTAGCGCGGACAGCGTCCCGGGGAGGTCCCAGTTGCTCGCCCCACTGTCTTTCCAGAACCCGGTGTACCATATGGCTGCAGGATTGGCCGTGTCACCCCGCGTGGTGGCCGATTCGGGATCCGAGTGCCAGAGTTCCATCAGCTCCCAGAGTAACGCAGAGGATGCAGGGCCGAAGCATGCGTTTATGAGCCAGTCCAGCGCGGGTGCCAGCGGTGGAGGGGGAAGCAGCGGGGACGAGTTCGCTCGCCGTTCAGGAGAGTTCACCCGTAGACAGCTCTCGCTTACGGAGACGCAACAACAAACCAACGTGCCGCGGCAGAACAGCGCCGGGCCACAGCGCCGGATAGACCAGCCGCCTCCAGGCGTCACGAGGGGCCGCACCCCACCCAGCATGCTTAACACCGCCCCCTATCCCCGCCCGTCCAGTGGCAGTATGATGTCATCATCTCCTGATTGGCCAAGCAGTGGCACCAGACTAAGGCAGCAGTCGTCATCTTCGAAAGGGGACAGTCCGGAATCCAAACAACGTACCCTGCACAAACAG GCTCCATCACCTGTGAACCCAAATGCGCTGGACCGCACTGCTGCGTGGCTGCTGAATATGAACGTTCAGTATTTGGATCAGGAGGGCATGGACCCGGATACAAAACACCGAGAGGATTTTACAAACAAGGAAGATCTTACACAAACTGAAAAG TATCAGCAGGAGATCGCCGTCCTGCAGGAGAAGCTGCGCATTTCTGCTAAGAAGTTGGAGGAGTATGAATGTCGCATGAAGAGCCAGGATGAGCAGACACAGAAGATGCTCTTGGAGTACCAGGCTCGACTGGAGGACACGGAGGAACGGTTACGCAAACAGCAGGACGACAAGGAGCTTCAGATGAAGAGCATCATCACCAG GTTAATGTCAGTGGAAGAGGAGCTGAAGAAAGATCATGCAGACATGCAGGCCATCGTGGACTCAAAGCAGAAGATCATTGACGCCCAG GAAAAGAGAATCGGGTCTCTGGACGCGGCTAACGCTCGGCTAATGAGCGCTCTGTCTCAGCTGAAGGATCGGTACAGCATGCAGACGAGGAACGGCATCTCTCCCACCAACCCCACCAAGTTGCAAATCACGGAAAACGGAGAATTCCGGAACAGCAGCAACTGCTAG